The Perca fluviatilis chromosome 17, GENO_Pfluv_1.0, whole genome shotgun sequence region AATCAAACAGCATCTAGGAAAGAGGAAAGCTGGGTTTCTACAGAGAGGAAACATCTACATGTATAGGATGCCAAAGGACTGATTAAAGAAGGTCTGAGGAAAAGGAGACCTGCAGAAATTCAACAACTAGCTAGGAAAGAAGTAACTGTTACTATGTGCAACAACTCAgtgtaacaaatgcatggagtTGTAATTATTTTCCCAAAGAAACTAGATTGTATTTTGGAGTTATTGTTGCATTGCtctaatatgtatgtatataatacATGAGCACATTTATTACATTCTGAGTTGTTACAAATTTGTTtcagtaagtaaaaaaaaaaaaacaccttgaaAGAACAAAGTCTAAAAGAAGGAACTTGTCAGGAATTGCAAAGTTATACTTACTATAGTCTGACAGTGGGAGCattatttgaaaagaaaatgcaCAAGTATTTCACTGATTGGCAAGAATCACAGACCTGCCAAATGTGGATGGTTTTACATCCAATGTGATAATCTGTCAAAGTGTCTTTCCCATCTTTGCACCTGACATTTGGCACACCAGCTCCTTACCTGACTGAAATTGTACTGataattttacttaaataaaaagtcTTCCTAAGCAATTCCCTTCACAACTGGGATAATGAATTAAGGATATTTGTTTTCCATTCTCTGCTTATTAGATGCTTGTTCTGCATCTATAAAACAGTAACTGTTGTGTTGATTTTTAGTGAAAAGACAGATGATTAAAGCAATACTGACAACACTGCTAATGGGATGCAAAATCTACACAGGCAGGAATGGAATTGGAAAACCCATGAAATGATTAGTTTTTAGTATTTAAATCAGGGTTAATTATGCAGTAAAGGAAGCTGGCGTTTGACATGCATGcaagctctctctcacacataacACTTCTTGGGAGGTGCTCCAAACCATCCTAAATACCAGTTGTCCCCTACGAGGAACTGGTTTGAAGGAGACAGGGAACAGAGAAGAAAGCAATGAAAATGTCCGTCTTTTCTCCTCATCACAGATGAAACAcaagttaataaatatgttaatatgAACTAGAACGGATTTATGTTGCTGATTTTATGAGCcaacatttaattaatttatcagGGCTAACTATGGCTACAACATACAAACTCTATAAAAGcgtgcacacacagaaaaataagaTCATGGATGCTGGTGTTAGAAATGGTTATTGTTATGAAGAGTTCATTACAACAACAGGAAATCAAAAGTGATTTCAGCTGTTTCCTAtccactgagacacacacacaaacaaatgtgacTGAATAAAACCGTTAACTCATTTTGCCTTTCATTTTCACAAGTTACTTtttaatagggctgggcaatatatcgatattatatcgatatcgtgatatgagactacaggtagatatcgtcttagattttggatatggtaatatcgtgatatgatataagtgttgtcttttactggttttaaatagcctgggtaaaccctgacggacttccggcaaatttgagatttgctctgcaagtcagtctggcgaagagcccattcaaatccatttccaatgtccccaaaatagaggcaccaatcacaaccgctgaggtgggctttacgcgacgacgatagcgcagcgacggtgagcagctttttgtttacattcaacatgacggctaccgaagtgcagcgtcacccggatcgttggtccgattggttgaaggactaccGAAAGCGCCCAgcggcatttgagcggcgtccgttggtgacgcccctttggaaatgaactgtcaatgaacctttcccagacccactctcagttacaactgacaAGGGTCTGctgtcaaccaggctaggttttaaaggctgcattacagtaaagtgatgtacttttctgaacatACCAGACTGTtatagctgttctattatttgccttttccccacttagacattatgtccacattactgatgattatttatctaaaatctaagtgtgaagatattttgttaaagcacaaattgtcaaccctagaatatagccgcaatatcgatatcgaggtatttggtcaagaatattgtgagatctgattttctccctattgcccagccctagtttttaAGGAGTAAAATACCAAGACCTTGAGCCTTCAGGAGGAGCGGTGTACTGCTGTTTAAGTGTGCTATGGTGGGAATTTGACTCTCTGTGGTTGTTGCCAACTTTTCAACTGCTATCGGAGTTATTCACCAATGTCATTACTTACATCGTCCGCTTTGGAACCCTGTTCTTGAAGATTTTTCTGTAGCTCCTCTACCTGACTCTGTTCCTCCATCAGGCGCTGATTGATTAACCTAGATAAACAGCACAAAAGACCAGTTTGACAAGATAGTTTTAACATATCAATGAGCAAACATCAGAGAGGCAGGCTGCGGGCTATAAGGTCATTGACTGAAATTCCAGTTAAGACAAAGAAAATCTTTGTGAAGGGGGAAGAATGGGAGATTGATCCAAGTTCCAACACAGGGAAACACAATCAGCCCACAGTGAAAGCGTGGCTCTCAAAACtacatgaaaagaccaaaagatTTTCTCTTTGCtctattttcatttaatttgaatAAGATATTGAGCATGAAGGAGAAAAGTGTAATAGTGTTTTTCCTAGTGAAATGCGATAAAGAACTCAACCTGCTAATCCTGCTAGGCTGCATGTTTCTGTGCCCTTTGCTGACCTGTTCTCTGTCTCCAGTTCGTTCTTTCTTCGGTTGGCATCCTCCAGTAGACTCTGCAACAGTGCAATCTTCTCATTGTCTGATCCCTCCTGGGCCAGCTTCAACATCTTGTTCTCATGCTGAAGACGAATCAAATGTTCTCTGCAACAAACACAAATGGTACAAAAGCAGGTGTGAATACCAACACACAACACTATGAACTGATCACAAATAGTTGAAACAACCAATAGTGGCCCTGTACTCAACAAACCTATAAAAATATTTACCTCAATGTTGTCATTCTAAAATTAAATCGGATATCATCATGGctaaagacaaacagagaccACCAGTGAGAATACATTATTGCATGTGTTGTTCTCTGTGGTTTTATTATATCTGTCCCAGGTAACTATTTGGCACAAACTGCACTGCATCAGTCAATATAACGTGAGACTTAGTAAGTAGACAAGACTTAGAGTAATTTTGTTagcacaggacacacacacaccttgtgcGAACATATGCAACACATCTGCTGGCTGAGTCTAGTAAATACTAAATCATTTGCTGCATTGTAATGCTGCAAGTGTTGGACCGTCAAAGTGATCGACACTGTCTTCTCCAGAGCTAAACATTTGTTTGAGACGCCCACTGAGAAGCCACTATCTTGCACTGTTCCCCCGACTGACTGACTGCTTCCTGATAATGAACTTTGTACTCAGGACAGAGAAATGTCAGGTGCAAAGACAAGGCAGAGATACTTTCTCCCTTCAATCCATCAACTGTACTAAACAGATAAGATTGGCTCAGTGTTTTGATAGCGTTGAactcagcctgtctcttctgtcAAGTTTTTTAGGGTGTGGCTGCCGACTCCTTTCCAACTAAAGAGCTGACTAAATGTTTCAAGATGAACTTACAGCTGCTGGCTGGCAAAGGTTAGTCCAGGGAAGGCAAAGGAAGACTTGAAAAGAGGTTCCAATTCAGCTTATTGGGAAAATATTACAGCAATATGACCAGATTTCTTCTGGTGGAGTTGTGATTCCTACTCTGCAGTATATTAAGGGAATAACTACATTTCCAGCTCCTGTTTAGCCGTTTTATAGTTTAAAGGGAAAATTCAATCAATCCCAGATGCTGCTTATATAAAAGCAACAAGTTGAATCTGTCAAAACGGCACAGTCTAATGTTCCACACTCACTGAACAAACAACCGACAGACATAAATGAGCATGAATCAATCATTATCAATTCTGTATTTCACACACAATTCTTCTTTTCAGATATCTCACATAAAACATCGCTATTGCAACATTTTACACCTTTCGAAAGCTTGCAGGATAGGACATCCGCTCAGGGCACAAGAGCTTTTCGTTACTTATGATTAGCCTGGACTGGGTTAACTTAAGTACTTTTTCCCCCCATTAGTTGCTTTTAGAGAATTTCACTGTAAACCCATATTTATTTTGGTTCAcaagtgttgaaaaaaaattcaGGCACAGTATGCTGCCAGCAGAAAACCCAGCCCTCTTGAAAAGCAGCAGTCTAGCTGATGTAACTCACACACAGCTATTGCATAACTCGCTACAGAGACGGCTCTTTTTAGGCCAAACTCATCTGCCTGAAAACAgcagagagagcaagaggaaCATGCTGTAAATCATCTGGCTACCAAGTGAACAACAGCACTACAGACAATACTGTACTgtacgcacagacagacagacagacagacagacacacagacattaatTTACCTTACTAACCTACTGCTGGATATAAACACATAAGATGTTTTGATATTTGTACAGCTCTAAATGACTAGcttctcttttttattcttttctttgtaAAGATTATtacttttctgcctttaattgctaggacagctaggtgagaaagaggagagagaggtgggggggtgtggggggaagacatgcaggaaatcgtcacaggtcggattcgaaccctggagcTCTGTGTCGAGGCACAAGCCTCAAAGTATATGTGCaactgctctacccactgagtcAACCCCAGCCCacaccttctctttttcttttttacacacCAAAAGTGAAACGAAAGCATAGGGTTCAAAATTCATACCGAATCTCTGGGGTGGTGATCTCAGCAGCCAGTGAATCAGAGCCATCGTTGCTGACCATCGGGAACAAACCTGAAACACACCGATAATACAGTTTAAACCCAACTATTTAGGCTCAACCAAATAGATTATACTTTGCTTTAAAAAAGGCCATTAGGTCAGATTTAGCCACTCTTGGCCGTTACACTCATTTCACCTGATGTAAGCTGTCCCTCCTGGGCTTGGACACAGTGTAGCTCCTCAATAGTTTCCTTCAGAGAGTCTCTCTCCGTCCGCATACGctacagagggagagaaaaaaaatgtgtcaaggAGTTATACAGAAAAAAGTCTGACAGAGAGAAATAGTGCAGGGTCTGCAATGAAGATTCCCAATGTGCCAACAGAATTCATCTGTCAAACAAGTAGGGGCAGCTCCCACTCCAGTAACTGCAGCATTTAAAAGTGATGTACAGCCATTGGTCTTACTTTCTTCTTACTTGTTGAACAAAATGCTAATTTACAAAGTTAGGCACACTCCTCTGTATGTATGGTGTTATATTTGTATTAAGCGTGTATTTATCTTCTTGCAGAGTAAAACGAATACTGTTGGGTAATTATTTTTTGTACCAGTAAATTGTACatacatctttttctttttgtagagAGTCCACTTTCTCTTTGACGCGTTTGTACTCAAACTCCATCTTGTCGGCCTTTTTCGACTCCTCTGACAGTCTGTTCTGAAGTTCGACCACCTGTGCAGAGAAAGGGCAGTTAATGGGAACACATTGTCTCTCAAAATATACATCCAGGGGCCATATAAATAATGATAACTGCATGCTTCTGTCAACATGGCCGTGGGTTGGGTACCTGTCTCTTGTATGTCTCCAGCTGGCCCTTGGTAGCATTCGCCTTTCGTAACTCTTCTTCCAAACTGACGGTGCTCTGCATTAACACTGTGTTCTTCTCCTCCATAAGCTTATTCTGCAAAATAGCGACAGAAATGTAAATTTAATTTGTGCCATCTAACTACAaattaacaaacacacacacacacacagggcagtcGGTAAAAGCTATCTATACATACTAAATGTTTCTTACTAACCAATGGACACTGTGTAATGTATTGTAAGGGACATTTAGTAGAACTTATCACAGTAAATGCATTAAGTTACTGCTTCGACCGTtgtctgtgtacctgtctcctGAGAAGTCCCATGTCCTCTAGTTTCTTCTTGTAGTGCTCCACTGTGCCCTCCAGCTTTGACACTTTGTCTGATGAATGCCTGGGGAGGGAAACAACAGGCACTTTGTGATGTTACATttagaaaggaaaggagatggGGGAATCTTTACCAAGGCTCTGTTTGTGTAGCAACACACCTGTAACAACAGAAGTGTGAAATAACAGGATGGTGGTTCAAGCAATACATTATTTGTCTTGCATCATCTCCTGTTTTTTCTGACTCATTGAATTCCCATCAGCCCTTTGGAATCCCTTGTCATGTTAAATGTTAAGCTTTTTAGTTTGCTTTACTCAGGTAATCTCAGTGTGTTGCAAGCAAACCGTTTGCATCCTCGTCTTACCGGAGGACATCCATCTCGTCCTTGAGAGACTGGGCTTCATCAGCCAGCGACGCAAGCTCTTCATTCTGCGACTTCACGTCCAAGAGTTCTTTTTCAAGCTCTTCGCAACGGATCCGATAATCATCTTTTGATGCCTccaacctaaaaaaaataataattagcaACAATAATCATCTTGAAAATCTGATTTTGACAACAGCATCAGTCAATCCAactctcaattttttttatatgacatGAACATTTGTCTGCTTCTAGCATCTCCACACCTAAAAGTTTCTTCCTGCAGTTGCTCCAGTTGTGTCTGCAGCTGGAGGTGTCTGCGTCCAGCAGGGCTGTTTATGTCCTCTATGGAGTCAGACTGGTTAAGTCTCTCCATCAGGATCTGGTTTTCTGCCAGCAAACTGCTCTTCTCCTCTTGCAGGGCTGCCACCTGTGGGAGGGAAGGGAGGGAAAAGGAGGGCAAAGAACAGAAAcgcaaaaggaaaaaaaaaggaggagcaGAAAGGAATGGTTCAGCAGTGAGATACACGGAATTGGATGAGTAGGGAGAAGACAAGGATTTGGATAACAAGAAAGGTGAAAAatagaggaaagaggaaaaaaaaagaatgacatggAGGATGGAAGGATAAAAGGGAGCACGAGAGGTGTAGAGAATAGAGGGAAAGAATGTTCAagatggagagaagagaggCAGAAAAGGCAAATTAGTTTTCAAATTTTGTCGCTCAAGCTACTTTCATGTACACgtagcctatttttttttttacagcatttaATCCATTAGGTTAGGATTATATCACTGCAGCATTGATTCTGGTAATAAAGCAagcacacaccaaacacacttcAACATGGCAaaccaacaaactccaacatagCAAAGAGAGCTACATATGGTTTGATGTTGCCTTCCCAACGTGATAGACAGGGTATCAAACTCCACACAAAGCAAAGCAGGAGcagatttgtttgtttgtaatgGGCCAATATTGATACTAATTAATTACCAAGTCTGCTGCACCTCAGAAAACACAAGAACTGATCTTAATATTTGTTTTAAGAGAAAATAGAGACAAATCTGTAAAATCAATGAGCAGGCTTATTTTCAAATTTTAAATTACCTGGCATGTAAAGCCATTACCACATTCCATCATTTCTCAACCCTGACTGTTTTCTCTGCCAGGATTagagctatagtgcgtagtttctgtcgcccccatgagaaattcgaagtaatgacaacaacactgtaggCGCGTCCACGCTATATGAGCCTTATGTGATCGCGCACGCCCTCCCGCCCACCCATTCCCCCACtgagttgctagtagccaaggaggagacggaggtttaaaaaaaaaaacatgaactctTCAGAAGATATTATCTTCAcacgagtttctgcgcgggaaagtcaccggacgacacaatcttctgaacatacatacatacatactgagaaatacagagagagttgtttgGAGCGGAtaatcttaattagctttgtagcaactcatttggcaatggcttgaatgtaacggacgttcattaatatcaaaaagttacgcactaaagctttaagtcaaTGACCCTACAGCAAAATACTGTGACTttaaaataaatgccaataggtatttctgacttttcttctagctatgtctgcttttttttttttttaaatgttaagacTTCCATGTGTAAAATGTATGCCATTTAAATGTCATTAACACTGTAATATGGAAGCATTCTGGGAGAACTTGCACTGGTGTGAAAATTCCCTCACTGCAACAAGCACATGTCCCATTACAGCTGTGACCAGAACAGAACGGAAATAGAAAGGTAGTCAGGAAAGGGTTCCCTAAAAACATACTTAAATCACAAATAGTAATCTCACatattagtaatatacagtatgtgtaaactttttgttgttgttgttgcatatATTCAACAGTTTTGCCAAGAAATTACTCTTTCCTGGTTTCCCCTTACTGTCTACTATTGCTGTGGGGAAGCAATGAAACATACCAAGGTAAAAAGACATAGGATAATTAGTGAAGGGGTGACAactgacacacccacacaaaactGCAGTTGTGGCTGGTGTGCCCCAAGAGAGGACCACGTTTATACGTGTCCACAaacgtgtacacacacatgcacacataattAGGAGAAGGGGGATCTGGATTCCGAAGGGGGGGGATGCTGGTGCAAGCAGACTGAAAAAAATCCAGGACTATTAGACACGCCACACACCatgaatggggaaaaaaaaaagagacggaaagaaaagaaagtttgGATTTACCCTCTCTTCTAGCTCATTAAAGTCTAACCTCAGTCTATCACGCTCCTCTTGGACATGGAGGGCCTTTAAAGCAAGGCACACAGTGTGGAAATAGTCAGGAAATAAGAGGAAACCCATTTAACACAACAGGAGAGCAGGTCACCCTTTAAATTACAGCTCCATTTTCTGCAATAACTGTGTCATCATTagcagaaataaaatgtaaataaaatatgtccATTATGATAGATTTTACAAAAGCTTATCAGTGTTAAGgtaaaaaagaaatccacaATCTGGGATATAAACATAGGAAGAGTCCATCAGTAACaacagaatcagctttaattgATACTATGTAATTATAGTGTAATTATGCAAAAAAACAGGAGCTGGTTTTAAAATGTAACCAAAAATAGCAATAAGAAGTATGACACAATCAGTAAGATAGTAAAAGAGTTACACAATATAGCAGCAAAGGTAAGATTAAAATCTAATTAGGTGGACATAAGTGTTCTTGTATCTTTCCAGTTATTACACAAATATAATTGCTAAAGGCTAATGAGTAATGCCCGACACTCAAGTGTTTAAATTATACATTTGTGTCATTTTCCTAACAATACTGATAATTGATGAATATGTTAAGCACTTGGGAAATTTTATGATGGAAATATTTCAGCACCATGAATACAAAGACCAAATGGTCCGGTCATAATAACTGGCCGCAAATAATAAAGTTATCCACTTTAATGTCAGTTATTCCCATCCTGACCTTTTTTAATAATGTGCCACTGTGATAACTAACTGAACTCTAAAACCTCGCCAGGCTCACTGCTGGTGTTGTCTTTCAGGCTAGTCATTCAGACACGCGACAGGAGTTCCTGCACACTGTGCCATGATGTACAAAACCAGCGGTCAAACAGCCTTAAACATGGCGGATAACAACGGCATAAAACCAACCTGCATGTCAAGCTCGCGGCACCTCTGGGCGATCTCTTCCTTGGTAGACAAAGCATCATTCAGCTCCTCTGCTGTCTTCTTCAGCTGAGAAGAGAAAGACACAAATAAAAACCCTGCAGATTTACTTTGATTTCCACGAAATGTACTGTCCACTTGGACGAGACTAAAGAAACACTTTTAAAATCTCACGGACACGTTGGATCAAGGGCTAAACAAATACATCTACCCCCAAAAAACAGCGGGAGATGTTTTTGAGGCAGTTTATACACAGTAATGATTGCACAATAGCACAGCGCTTCTGCTGAAGCTAGCTTTTCCACACATCCAGCTGGTTTACAGGCCTGTGGCCAAAACAAGGAGGAGGGTGAAATACTGGTTGAAGGGGAGATCTGGGTCGAGTTTTATAGGGagtactgtgtgtgtaatgaCAATGGTGTTGAGGTTTCAGTGGACAGTCCAGATACCGgagggtgtctgtgtgtgatatcaaagACTTCCGAGTTTCGTGTGAATGTTCAATTTTGTATCTTACAAGTAAAGTCTATTTATTACAGGACAGTTACATTTAAACTTGTACATACTTCCTGACAGTACGAGTGTGCCTTCTGAAATTTGAGACCCTATTGAAGACACTTGCAGTTCTATAAAGTCTCCATACCTGTCTGTCTAGATCCACATACGAGTCATTTCCTCCCATCACCGGAGTCTCTTTACTCATCAgctgcagaaacacacaaaaacaagttaATGGTTCATGTGAAGTGTACACAGCGCCGACACTTGTTACACCTTGGTTCAGTGATGATGCCAACCGAGCAAGCGGGACCGTTGTGTCAATCCTGCATCTGCCCGAACTCACAGGATTACCAGCTGATCCTGCAGATGTGCCATCCCAATCCCACCCACAACCCTGTTTCTGTTAACAATCTATCTGACCAATCCCATCTAATTCTCATAGTTTATCAACAATTACCTGCAATCAATTTGGTAACCGGTCAAAATAGCATGATAGTTCACCTCTTGGAtggctgtcatgacaacatgcTGCACTGACTCCTCCATCATCATTATGGTCTGGATGTATTCTAGAGAGCACAGAGAAATAGACACAATGATGGGGGAAATTTGAGCCTCTGAATCTGCTGTAAATGCAATGCGATATCACAGACCATTGTTTCTCAATATTAAATTGCATATgcgtgcacacgcacacacacacacacaatgtaccTTGTTTCTGTTCACAGTTGACAGCACAGCCCAGTATAAGTTGAAGCATCCTCCCAAGTTCTGCTGCATCAGAGTGCTCTCCAATAAGGTTAACATCTGGTAGTGTGAAGTCGTTAATGTGCTGGCCTAGGATCTAGACAGGCACAAAATATGCTTTAATAATCACAGTACATCATTATATGAAAAGTGGATTATCATAACCTGTGCTGTGCTACAGCGGTTGAGGGTGGTGTTCGGCAGTCACAACTTGTCCCTGTTAGCAACACATATTCTTATGTAAAGTGGATGCTAGATATTGATCAAATCAAAATGAATACAGTAGATTCTTCTTACCTCCTGGTTATAGTCTAGGATGCCTTTTAGAACTTTCTTTAGATTGCTGATCTGAAACAAGAGAGAAACGCAACAAAGGTTAAGACTCAGATATATCTATATTTTGAAATGTGACAAAGATGTAGTGGGATCACCTAAGTCATCAGGACCATA contains the following coding sequences:
- the hook3 gene encoding protein Hook homolog 3 isoform X3 → MTTSGSLDRMELCESLLTWIQTFGVEAPCKTVEDLTSGIVMAQALQKIDVVYFNDSWISRVKPEVGDNWRLKISNLKKVLKGILDYNQEILGQHINDFTLPDVNLIGEHSDAAELGRMLQLILGCAVNCEQKQEYIQTIMMMEESVQHVVMTAIQELMSKETPVMGGNDSYVDLDRQLKKTAEELNDALSTKEEIAQRCRELDMQALHVQEERDRLRLDFNELEERVAALQEEKSSLLAENQILMERLNQSDSIEDINSPAGRRHLQLQTQLEQLQEETFRLEASKDDYRIRCEELEKELLDVKSQNEELASLADEAQSLKDEMDVLRHSSDKVSKLEGTVEHYKKKLEDMGLLRRQNKLMEEKNTVLMQSTVSLEEELRKANATKGQLETYKRQVVELQNRLSEESKKADKMEFEYKRVKEKVDSLQKEKDRMRTERDSLKETIEELHCVQAQEGQLTSGLFPMVSNDGSDSLAAEITTPEIREHLIRLQHENKMLKLAQEGSDNEKIALLQSLLEDANRRKNELETENRLINQRLMEEQSQVEELQKNLQEQGSKADDSCILKKKYEEHMEKLRELNNELLKKNAFIDEMEPKYNSSSQRVEELEEALKKKDEDMKQMEERYKKYLEKAKSVIRTLDPKQNQGSGPEVQALKNQLQEKDRMLHSLEKEMDKTKSQRDYEEKLIVSAWYNMGMSLQKKAAEDRLANTGSGQSFLARQRQATSTRRSYPGHVQPATASNVTA